The Streptomyces sp. NBC_00659 genomic interval GGCGGTCTGACCCAGTTCTGGAAGCAGTGCGCCGGCGTGTTCGCCGTCCTCGGCTACTCCCTGGTCGTCTCCGCGATCCTCGCCTTCCTCATCGACAAGACCATGGGCATGCGGGTCACCGAGGACGAGGAGATCGCCGGCATCGACCAGGCCGAGCACGCCGAGACCGCATACGACTTCAGTGGCGCCGGTGGTGGCGCCGCCCGGACCGCCGTGCCCGCCCCGGCCGACACGGACGCCAAGAAGGTGGACGCATGAAGCTCATCACCGCCGTCGTGAAGCCCCACCGGCTCGACGAGATCAAAGAGGCACTGCAGGCCTTCGGGGTCCACGGACTGACGGTCACCGAGGCGAGCGGCTACGGTCGGCAGCGGGGACACACCGAGGTGTACCGCGGTGCCGAGTACACGGTCGACCTCGTCCCCAAGATCCGCATAGAGGTGCTGGTCGAGGACGACGACGCCGAACAGCTCATCGATGTCGTCGTGAAGGCGGCCCGTACAGGCAAGATCGGTGACGGCAAGGTGTGGTCCGTCCCGGTCGACACGGCGGTCCGGGTCCGGACCGGCGAGCGCGGCCCGGACGCTCTCTGACCGGATCGGCCCGCACGAAGAAAGACAGGAGTCGCTGGGTGACGAGTACGGACACGCGAGTGGAAGCAGAGGACTCGGGACCCAGCGGCTACGCGGCGGCCCGGCTGCGCCTCCTCCAAGAGGGGGCGCGGTCCGGGCCGCCGCGCCGTACCGCCCTCTCGGACCTGACGGACGACTGGCTGACCGGCCTGTTCACCGCCGGATCCCAGGGCCTGCGCGGGGTCTCCCTCATCGCCGTCGGCGGCTACGGCCGCGGCGAACTCTCCCCCCGCAGCGATCTCGACCTGCTCCTCCTGCACGACGGCACCGACTCCGCGGCCGTCGCCGCCCTCGCCGACCGCCTCTGGTACCCCGTATGGGACCTGGGCCTCGATCTCGACCACTCGGTCCGCACACCCGTCGAGGCCCGCAAGACCGCCGCCGACGACCTCAAGGCCCAGCTCGGCCTCCTCGACGCCCGTCACATCGCGGGCGACCTCGGCCTCACCGCCGGACTGCGCACGGCCGTCCTCGCCGACTGGCGCAACCAGGCGCCGAAGCGGCTGCCCCAGCTCCAGGAACTGTGCGCGGAGCGCGCCGAACGCCAGGGCGAACTCCAGTACCTCCTCGAACCCGACCTGAAGGAAGCGCGCGGCGGACTGCGCGACGCCGTCGCGCTGCGCGCCGTCGCCGCGTCCTGGCTCGCGGACGCCCCCCGCGAAGGACTCTCGGACGCCCGTCGCCGGCTCCTGGACGTCCGTGACGCCCTGCACCTCGCCACCGGCCGCGCCACCGACCGCCTCGCGCTCCAGGAACAGGACCAGGTCGCCGCCGAACTCGGCCTGCTGGACGCCGACACCCTGCTGCGCCAGGTGTACGAGGCGGCGCGCGTCGTGTCGTACGCCAGCGACGTCACCTGGCGCGAAGTGGGACGCGTCCTGCGCTCGCGGGCCGTACGCCCACGGCTGCGCGCCATGCTGGGCGGCGGCAAGCCGGTCGCCGAGCGGTCCCCCCTCGCCGAAGGAGTCGTCGAACAGGACGGCGAGGTGGGGCTCGCCCGCACCGCACGTCCCGAGCGCGACCCCGTGCTCCCGCTGCGCGCCGCAGCCGCCGCCGCGCAGGCGGACCTCCCGATCTCCCTGCACGCCGTACGGCGGATGGCCGCCGCCGTACGTCCCCTCCCCACGCCCTGGCCCGCCGAGGCACGCGAACAGCTCGTCACCCTCCTCGGCTCGGGCCGCGCGACCATCGAGGTCTGGGAGGCGCTGGAAGCCGAAGGGCTGATCACCCGGCTGCTGCCCGACTGGGAGCGGGTGCGCTGCCGGCCCCAGCGCAACGCCGTCCACATCTGGACCGTCGACCGCCACCTCATCGAGACGGCCGTCCGCGCCTCCGAACTGACCCGCCGCGTCGGCCGCCCCGACCTCCTCCTCGTCGCCGCCCTGCTCCACGACATCGGCAAGGGCTGGCCCGGCGACCACTCCGTGGCCGGTGAGATCATCGCCCGTGACGTGGCCGCCCGTATCGGCTTCGACCGCGTGGACGTCGCGGTGCTCGCCACCCTCGTACGCCATCACCTGCTGCTCGTCGACACCGCGACCCGGCGCGACCTGGAGGACCCGGCCACCGTCCGCTCGGTCGCCGAGGCCGTCGGATCACAGGGCACCCTGGAACTGCTGCACGCGCTCACCGAGGCGGACGCGCTGGCCACCGGGCCCGCCGCCTGGTCCTCCTGGCGCGGCTCCCTCGTCGCCGACCTGGTCAAACGGGTCTCGGCCGTGCTCGCCGGGGACGCTCCCGAGGAACCCGAGGCCCCCGCGCCGACCGCCGAGATGGAACGTCTCGCGATCGAGGCGTGCCGCACGGGCGGGCCCGTCCTGGCCCTGCGCGCGCAGACGGAACCGGTCGACACCGACACCGACGCCGAGCCCGCCACCGTCCCGGACGACCCGGAACCGCTCGGTGTGGAACTCCTCATCGCCGTCCCGGACCAGCCGGGCGTGCTCCCCTCGGTGGCCGGCGTCCTCGCCATGCACCGGCTGACCGTCCGCACCGCCGAACTGCGCGCCCTGGACCTGCCCGACGGCGTCGACGGCTCGGTGCTGCTGCTCAACTGGCGCGTCGCCGCCGAGTACGGCTCCCTGCCGCAGGCCGCCCGGCTGCGCGCCGACCTCGTACGCGCCCTCGACGGCTCCCTCGACATCACCGCCCGCCTCGCCGAGCGCGACGCCGCCTACCCGCGCCGCCGGGGCGTGGTCGCGCCCCCTCCGCGGGTCACCGTCGCGCCCGCGGCGTCCCGCCTGGCCACGGTCATCGAGGTCCGCGCCCACGACGCCCCGGGCCTGCTGCACCGCATCGGGCGGGCCCTGGAGACGGCGCGGGTACGGGTACGGAGCATGCACGTCTCCACGCTCGGCGCGAACGCCGTCGACGCCTTCTACGTGACGGGCACGAAGGGGGAGCCCCTGCCGGGGGAGGAGGCCGCCTCGGTGGCACGGGCCGTGGAGGAGGCGCTGCGGGGCTGACCTCGCGCCTGTCGGCCCGGCGGCCGTTCCGGGGCCGCACTGGTTTGGCGCCCGTGGTCGTTCCGGGCCCGTGGTCGTTCAGCGCCCGCGCTGGTTCCGGGCCTGTGGTCGTCCCGGGCTGCGGTCGTTCCGTGCCGTGGTCGTTCAGCGCCCGCACCGGTTCCGGGGCTCGTGGCCGTCCGGGGCTGCGGTCGTTCCGCGCCGTGGTCGTTCCGGGCCCGCGCTGGTTCCGGGGCCCATGGTCGTCCCGCGCCCGCACGCGCCCTGCCGGCCTCCGTGCTTGCTCCGCCGCCGCACTCGTTCTGCCCCTGCACTCGCTATGACCCCGGGTGGGTCCCGCCCCGCGTTCGTTCCGGGCGGCGAGCGGACATGTGATCTCCGCGACCCGGGGAGCCGTCCGGTCGCCGAAAGCCGGTCCGCCAGGGCCGCGGACCGCCGCCTCCACCGCCGCGGGCCTCGTCCCCGGTCGCCGAATGCGGTGCGCGGGGACGAATCGCTTGCGAGGACAGATACCCTGGAGGGCAGCCCGAAACCGACCCCGACTCCGAGGACCGAAGCCACCGTGTTCGATACCCTCTCCGACCGCCTCAGCGCGACGTTCAAAAACCTCCGCGGCAAGGGGCGCCTCAGTGAGGCGGACATCGACGCCACGGCCCGCGAGATCCGCATCGCGCTCCTCGAAGCCGATGTCGCCCTCCCGGTCGTCCGCACCTTCATCAAGAACGTCAAGGAGCGGGCCCTCGGCAGCGAGGTCTCCAGGGCGCTGAACCCCGCCCAGCAGGTCCTGAAGATCGTGAACGACGAGCTCGTCACGATCCTCGGCGGTGAGACCCGCCGCCTCCGGTTCGCCAAGAACCCGCCCACCGTGATCATGCTCGCGGGCCTCCAGGGCGCGGGCAAGACCACGCTCGCCGGAAAGCTCGGCAAGTGGCTCAAGGACCAGGGCCACTCCCCGATCCTCGTCGCCGCCGACCTCCAGCGCCCGAACGCGGTGAACCAGCTCAGCGTCGTCGCCGAGCGCGCGGGCGTCGCCGTCTACGCCCCCGAGCCGGGCAACGGCGTCGGCGACCCGGTCAAGGTCGCCAAGGACTCCATCGAGTTCGCGAAGACCAAGGTCCACGACATCGTGATCGTGGACACCGCCGGCCGTCTCGGTATCGACCAGGAGCTGATGCAGCAGGCCGCGGACATCCGCGACGCCGTCAGCCCCGACGAGATCCTCTTCGTCGTCGACGCGATGATCGGCCAGGACGCGGTCAACACCGCCGAGTCCTTCCGCGACGGCGTCGGCTTCGACGGCGTAGTGCTCTCCAAGCTCGACGGTGACGCCCGCGGTGGTGCCGCCCTGTCGATCCGGCAGGTCACCGGCAAGCCGATCATGTTCGCCTCGAACGGCGAGAAGCTCGACGACTTCGACGCCTTCCACCCTGACCGGATGGCCTCCCGCATCCTCGACATGGGTGACCTCCTCACCCTGATCGAGCATGCGGAGAAGGCGTTCAGCCAGGAAGAGGCCGAGAAGATGGCCTCCAAGCTGGCGTCCAAGAAGGGCCAGGACTTCACCCTGGACGACTTCCTGGCCCAGATGGAGCAGGTCCGGAAGATGGGCAGCATCAGCAAGCTGCTCGGCATGCTCCCGGGCATGGGCCAGATCAAGGACCAGATCAACAACCTGGACGAGCGGGACGTCGACCGCGTCGGCGCGATCATCAAGTCGATGACCCCGGGTGAGCGCCAGGACCCGACGATCATCAACGGCTCGCGCCGTGCCCGTATCGCCAAGGGTTCCGGCGTCGAGGTCAGCGCGGTCAAGGGCCTGGTCGAGCGCTTCTTCGAGGCCCGCAAGATGATGTCCCGCATGGCCCAGGGCGGCGGGATGCCGGGCATGCCCGGGATGCCGGGCATGGGCGGCGGCCCCGGCCGCGCCAAGAAGAAGCCGAAGCAGGCCAAGGGCAAGCAGCGCTCCGGCAACCCGATGAAGCGCAAGCAGCAGGAGGAAGAGGAGGCGGCCCGGCGCGAGGCGGGCGCCCAGGGCGGTAACGCCTTCGGCCTCCCGCAGCAGGACGCCCAGGACTTCGAGCTGCCGGACGAGTTCAAGAAGTTCATGGGCTGACGCTCGTGCACTGACCTTCCGCCCCGTGCGGGAGCGCCGACGTGACGCCCACTGGGGGCGCCCCTCACCGCGAGGGGCGCCCCCAGTGGCGTGACCGCAGGTGCCGGTGTCCGCCATCTGTCGTAACGTCCACTTATGAGCAATCCTGTGCCGCCGCGCAAGGCACCGGACCAGCCGTGGCGTACCGAGGGCACGCCACCTGAGCCGACACCGCCGCCGGGCGGCCGGCGGAAGCTGCCCGGCGGCTGGTGGAGCCTGGCCCTGGCCGCGCTCATCGTGTTCCTGATCGCCAACCTGGTGCTGTCCTTCTACAACAAGGGCAACGAGCCGACGATCTCGTACACGGAGTTCAGCCGGCAGGTCGACGACGGCAACGTCACCAAGATCTACGCCAAGGGCGACGCGATCCAGGGACAGCTCAAGGACTCGCAGAAGAAGCCCGACGGCGACGGGAAATACACCAAGTTCAAGACCCAGCGCCCGGTCTTCGCGGACGACAAACTCTGGGACAACCTCCAGAAGCACGACGTCACGGTGACCGCCTCGCCGGTGGTCCAGGAGCGCAGCTTCCTGTTCAACCTGCTGATCTCGCTCGCCCCGATGATCCTGCTCGTCGTCCTGTGGATCTTCATCGCCCGGCGGATGGGCTCCGGCATGGGCGGCGCGGGCGGCATGCTCGGCCGCAAGGCACCCCCCAAACCGGTCGAACTCGTACCCGGCGGCAAGCGCACCACGTTCGCGGACGTGGCCGGCATCGACGAGGTGGCCGGCGAAGTCGACGACGTCGTGGACTTCCTGAAGAACCCCGACGCGTACCGCAGGATGGGCGCGAAGATGCCGCGCGGTGTGCTGCTGGCGGGCCCGCCCGGCACGGGAAAGACCCTGCTCGCGCGGGCCGTCGCGGGCGAGGCGGGAGTGCCGTTCTTCTCCGCCTCCGCCTCCGAGTTCATCGAGATGATCGTGGGCGTCGGCGCCTCGCGCGTCCGCGAACTGTTCGCCGAGGCCCGCAAGGTGGCCCCGTCCATCATCTTCATCGACGAGATCGACACCATCGGCCGGTCACGGTCGGGCGGCTCCGCCATGGGCGGCCACGACGAGCGTGAGCAGACGCTGAACCAGATCCTCACCGAGATGGACGGCTTCTCCGGCTCGGAGGGCGTCATCGTCATCGCGGCCACCAACCGCGCGGACATCCTGGACCCGGCGCTCACCCGCCCCGGCCGCTTCGACCGGGTCGTCAACGTCTCGCCCCCCGACCGCGGCGGCCGCGAGGCGATCCTGGAGATCCACACCCGCGACATCCCGCTCGCCCCCGGCGTGGACCTGACCCAGGTGGCCCGGACGACCCCGGGCATGACCGGCGCCGACCTCGCCAACCTCGCCAACGAGGCGGCCCTCCTCGCCGTCAAGCGCAAGCAGTCCGAGGTGACCCAGAGCGACCTCTCCGAAGCGCTCGAAAAGGTCCAGCTCGGCGCCGAACGCTCCCTGGTCATGCCCTACGAGGAACGCCGCCGCACCGCGTACCACGAGAGCGGCCACGCCCTCCTCGGGATGCTGCGGCCCGGCGCCGACCCCGTCCGCAAGATCACCATCGTTCCGCGCGGCCGCGCGCTCGGCGTCACCCTCTCCACGCCGGACGCGGACCGGTACGCGTACACCGAGGAATATCTGCGCGGCCGGATCATCGGCGCCCTCGGCGGCATGGCAGCCGAGCACGTCGTCTACGACGTCATCACCACGGGCTCGGAGAACGACCTGGAACAGGTCACGAACCTCGCCCGCGGGATGGTGGCCCGCTGGGGCATGAGCGAACGCGTCGGCCGGCTGTCCGCGCTCCCGGGCGACTCCCAGCAGGCCTACGGCCTCGCGGCGGCCCCGGGCACCCTCGACTCGATCGACCACGAGATGCGCCGCATCGTCGACGAGTGCTACGAGGAGGCCTGCCAGAAGCTCCGCGAGCACCGCGGACAGCTCGACGCCCTGGCCGAGGCGCTCCTCGCGAACGAGACGCTGGAGGAGGCCGAGGCGTACCGGATCGCCGGAGTGCCCCGGACGGTCAAGGAGGTCTGAACACCACGCCCCGGACCGGCCTCAGGCCGTACGGGCGATCAGATACCGGAACACGTTCGGCATCCAGACCGTCCCGTCCCGCCGCAGATGAGGATGCAGCGCCTCGGCCACCTCCTTGTCGACCTGCGCCTGGTCGGTGGCGGCGACCGCGGCGTCGAAGAGCCCTGTCGAGAGCAGGCCGCGCACGGCGCTGTCCACATCGGCGTAACCGAACGGGCAGGACACCCGCCCCGAGCCGTCCGGCCGCAGTCCGGCCCGCTGGGCGACGTCCTCCAGGTCGTCCCGGCGAGCGGCACGCCAGCTCGCCGCGCCGCGCAGGGGATCGGCCAGCTTGGTGGCCACCCGCAGCACGGCCGAGGTGCTGCACCGCTCCGGCGGCCCCCACCCGACCAGCACCACGGGCGTGCCCCGGCCGGTGAGCGGTGCCGCCTCCGCGAGCAGCGAACCGAGCCCTTCGAAGTCGCCGGCCACGCACCCGATCGGTTCGAACGCGGTCACCAGGTCGTACGCCGGCGCTCCCTGCGCCACCGTGTCCCCGGGGGACCCGGACACGATCCGGATCCCGGCGCGCGGGCCGGTGTCCCGGTCCCGCGGCAGCAGACGTTCCCGTGCGAGGGCCAGCCGTTCGGGCGACGAGGAGTCGGTACCCGTGACCGCGGCGCCGCGGGAGGCCGCCATGAGCAGGGCGAGCCCCGACCCGCAGCCGAGCCCGAGCAGCCGTGTCCCGCCGCCCACTTCGAGCCGCTCGTAGACGGCCTCGTAGAGCGGCACCAGCATCCGCTCCTGGATCTCGGCCCAGTCACGCGCGCGTGCACCCCGGTCCGCGCGGGACGAGGGGCCCGCATAAGAAAGGTGCTGCCGCACGAGCGTAGGTGTCATCGAAAGTGCCCCAATCCGCCGAGAGTTGCCGCCGGGCCCCCTTTCCTCCGCCCCCGCGCACGAGGCCCGCACTCCCCCCGTATGTCAGGTAACTCCGCCCTCGACGTGCCGTCCAGGGGGCGCGGGGGCCCGTTTGTGCCCAGGCCGCGAAAGGCGCAAGAATTCACATACCGGCAACGTGGGCCCGTAGCATCGCCCCCATGGCAAAGGCACCCGTTCTCACGCCCAGGGCGGACGACTTCCCGCGCTGGTACCAGGACTTGATCAACAAGGCCGAGCTCGCCGACAACGGACCGGTGCGCGGCACCATGGTCATCCGGCCCTACGGGTACGGGCTGTGGGAGCGGATGCAGCAGGAGATGGACGCCCGCATCAAGGAGGCGGGGGCCCAGAACGCGTACTTCCCGCTGTTCATCCCGCAGTCGTACCTGACCCGGGAGGCGGAGCACGTCGAGGGCTTCGCGCCCGAGCTCGCGGTCGTCACACACGGCGGCGGCAAGGAGCTGGAGGAGCCGGTCGTCGTCCGCCCCACCTCCGAGACGATCGTCAACGAGTACTTCTCCAAGTGGGTGCAGAGCTACCGCGACCTG includes:
- a CDS encoding [protein-PII] uridylyltransferase, with product MTSTDTRVEAEDSGPSGYAAARLRLLQEGARSGPPRRTALSDLTDDWLTGLFTAGSQGLRGVSLIAVGGYGRGELSPRSDLDLLLLHDGTDSAAVAALADRLWYPVWDLGLDLDHSVRTPVEARKTAADDLKAQLGLLDARHIAGDLGLTAGLRTAVLADWRNQAPKRLPQLQELCAERAERQGELQYLLEPDLKEARGGLRDAVALRAVAASWLADAPREGLSDARRRLLDVRDALHLATGRATDRLALQEQDQVAAELGLLDADTLLRQVYEAARVVSYASDVTWREVGRVLRSRAVRPRLRAMLGGGKPVAERSPLAEGVVEQDGEVGLARTARPERDPVLPLRAAAAAAQADLPISLHAVRRMAAAVRPLPTPWPAEAREQLVTLLGSGRATIEVWEALEAEGLITRLLPDWERVRCRPQRNAVHIWTVDRHLIETAVRASELTRRVGRPDLLLVAALLHDIGKGWPGDHSVAGEIIARDVAARIGFDRVDVAVLATLVRHHLLLVDTATRRDLEDPATVRSVAEAVGSQGTLELLHALTEADALATGPAAWSSWRGSLVADLVKRVSAVLAGDAPEEPEAPAPTAEMERLAIEACRTGGPVLALRAQTEPVDTDTDAEPATVPDDPEPLGVELLIAVPDQPGVLPSVAGVLAMHRLTVRTAELRALDLPDGVDGSVLLLNWRVAAEYGSLPQAARLRADLVRALDGSLDITARLAERDAAYPRRRGVVAPPPRVTVAPAASRLATVIEVRAHDAPGLLHRIGRALETARVRVRSMHVSTLGANAVDAFYVTGTKGEPLPGEEAASVARAVEEALRG
- the ftsH gene encoding ATP-dependent zinc metalloprotease FtsH, with the translated sequence MSNPVPPRKAPDQPWRTEGTPPEPTPPPGGRRKLPGGWWSLALAALIVFLIANLVLSFYNKGNEPTISYTEFSRQVDDGNVTKIYAKGDAIQGQLKDSQKKPDGDGKYTKFKTQRPVFADDKLWDNLQKHDVTVTASPVVQERSFLFNLLISLAPMILLVVLWIFIARRMGSGMGGAGGMLGRKAPPKPVELVPGGKRTTFADVAGIDEVAGEVDDVVDFLKNPDAYRRMGAKMPRGVLLAGPPGTGKTLLARAVAGEAGVPFFSASASEFIEMIVGVGASRVRELFAEARKVAPSIIFIDEIDTIGRSRSGGSAMGGHDEREQTLNQILTEMDGFSGSEGVIVIAATNRADILDPALTRPGRFDRVVNVSPPDRGGREAILEIHTRDIPLAPGVDLTQVARTTPGMTGADLANLANEAALLAVKRKQSEVTQSDLSEALEKVQLGAERSLVMPYEERRRTAYHESGHALLGMLRPGADPVRKITIVPRGRALGVTLSTPDADRYAYTEEYLRGRIIGALGGMAAEHVVYDVITTGSENDLEQVTNLARGMVARWGMSERVGRLSALPGDSQQAYGLAAAPGTLDSIDHEMRRIVDECYEEACQKLREHRGQLDALAEALLANETLEEAEAYRIAGVPRTVKEV
- a CDS encoding P-II family nitrogen regulator; the protein is MKLITAVVKPHRLDEIKEALQAFGVHGLTVTEASGYGRQRGHTEVYRGAEYTVDLVPKIRIEVLVEDDDAEQLIDVVVKAARTGKIGDGKVWSVPVDTAVRVRTGERGPDAL
- a CDS encoding SAM-dependent methyltransferase translates to MTPTLVRQHLSYAGPSSRADRGARARDWAEIQERMLVPLYEAVYERLEVGGGTRLLGLGCGSGLALLMAASRGAAVTGTDSSSPERLALARERLLPRDRDTGPRAGIRIVSGSPGDTVAQGAPAYDLVTAFEPIGCVAGDFEGLGSLLAEAAPLTGRGTPVVLVGWGPPERCSTSAVLRVATKLADPLRGAASWRAARRDDLEDVAQRAGLRPDGSGRVSCPFGYADVDSAVRGLLSTGLFDAAVAATDQAQVDKEVAEALHPHLRRDGTVWMPNVFRYLIARTA
- the ffh gene encoding signal recognition particle protein — encoded protein: MFDTLSDRLSATFKNLRGKGRLSEADIDATAREIRIALLEADVALPVVRTFIKNVKERALGSEVSRALNPAQQVLKIVNDELVTILGGETRRLRFAKNPPTVIMLAGLQGAGKTTLAGKLGKWLKDQGHSPILVAADLQRPNAVNQLSVVAERAGVAVYAPEPGNGVGDPVKVAKDSIEFAKTKVHDIVIVDTAGRLGIDQELMQQAADIRDAVSPDEILFVVDAMIGQDAVNTAESFRDGVGFDGVVLSKLDGDARGGAALSIRQVTGKPIMFASNGEKLDDFDAFHPDRMASRILDMGDLLTLIEHAEKAFSQEEAEKMASKLASKKGQDFTLDDFLAQMEQVRKMGSISKLLGMLPGMGQIKDQINNLDERDVDRVGAIIKSMTPGERQDPTIINGSRRARIAKGSGVEVSAVKGLVERFFEARKMMSRMAQGGGMPGMPGMPGMGGGPGRAKKKPKQAKGKQRSGNPMKRKQQEEEEAARREAGAQGGNAFGLPQQDAQDFELPDEFKKFMG